In Peromyscus maniculatus bairdii isolate BWxNUB_F1_BW_parent chromosome 21, HU_Pman_BW_mat_3.1, whole genome shotgun sequence, one DNA window encodes the following:
- the LOC102913696 gene encoding H-2 class II histocompatibility antigen, A-R alpha chain-like, protein MTPSRALVLGILALTVLSPCGGDDDIKADHVGSYGINVYQSYGPNGQYTHEFDGDEEFYVDLGKKETVWRIPEFAQLLSFDPQHGLQNIAIMKHSLDILFKRSNYTLATNEVPEVTVFPKSPVLLGQPNTLICFVDKIFPPVINITWLKNSKSVTEGIYETSFLTNRDYSFHKMAYLTFIPSDDDVYDCKVEHWGLEEPVLKHWEPEVPAPMSELTETVVCALGLSVGIVGIVVGTVFIIQGLRSGGPSRHPGPL, encoded by the exons ATGACGCCCAGCAGAGCTCTGGTTCTGGGGATCCTCGCCCTGACCGTGCTCAGCCCCTGCGGAGGTGACGACGACATTAAGG CTGACCATGTAGGCTCCTATGGTATAAATGTCTATCAGTCTTATGGACCCAATGGCCAGTACACACATGAATTTGATGGTGATGAGGAGTTCTATGTGGACTTGGGTAAGAAGGAGACAGTCTGGAGGATTCCTGAGTTTGCCCAACTGTTGAGCTTTGACCCACAACATGGACTGCAAAATATAGCTATAATGAAGCACAGCTTGGATATCCTGTTCAAGAGGTCCAATTATACCCTAGCTACCAATG AGGTTCCCGAGGTGACTGTGTTCCCCAAGTCCCCTGTGCTGCTGGGTCAGCCCAACACCCTCATCTGCTTCGTGGACAAGATCTTTCCTCCTGTGATCAACATCACGTGGCTAAAAAACAGCAAGTCAGTCACAGAAGGTATCTATGAGACCAGCTTTCTCACCAACCGTGACTATTCCTTCCACAAGATGGCTTACCTCACCTTCATCCCTTCTGACGATGACGTCTATGACTGCAAGGTGGAGCACTGGGGCCTGGAGGAGCCCGTGCTGAAACACTGGG AACCCGAGGTTCCAGCCCCCATGTCAGAGCTGACGGAGACTGTGGTCTGCGCCCTGGGGTTGTCCGTGGGCATCGTGGGCATCGTGGTGGGCACCGTCTTCATCATTCAAGGCCTGCGATCAGGCGGCCCCTCCAGACACCCAGGGCCCTTGTGA